The Streptomyces sp. V3I7 genome segment CGGCTCGGCCACGAAGCGCGGATCGTCCACGATGTTCGTCAGCAGCCGTAGGGCGTCTTCCGCCGACAACGGGTTCACGGCCACCTCGACGGCGGCCGTACCCTCAAGGTCGTACAGACGCCCCTGACTTGTGACGATGGCCAGACTGCCGGCGGAGGCGGGGAGCAGCGGGAGCGCCTCACTGCCGTACCGGGCGTTGTCGACGACTACGATGAGTCGCTTGTTCCGGGTCCTGGTCCAGTACTGCTTCGAGCGAGCTGCCGAGGATCGCTCCAGCCACTCCGGGGCGACGCCGAGGCCGGTCAGCAACTCGCCCATCGCATCGGTGACTTCCACTCCGCCGTCCCGGCGCAGGTCGTCGAGGTCCACGTACAGCACCCCGTCCGGATAGCGGTCGCTGAGCCGGCGGGCCATGTGAAAACCGAGCGCCGTCTTGCCGATTCCGCCGACTCCGCTCAACGCGACGACCAGCGGCCCTTCGTGATCCGCGTGACTCTCGACCGCCCTGGTGATGCGCTCCTGCTCCGCATGGCGGTTCTCGAACCGTGTCAGGGCCGGAGGCAGTTGGAAGGGGACGGGTTGAACGGTGGTGGGGGTAGTGCCGTTCCAGTGCTGGTGCAGTTCTCCGATGCGTCCGGCTTGGACCACCGCTTCCGCCCGCCCGTCCAGGCTGTTGCGCGTCTCCTCGACCATGACGTCAACACTATGACGTGACAGCGGATATGACAGCGCGCCAGGTAGTTCCGTGGCTTTGGTGGGGTATGGCTGTCACACGTCAACCCTAGGAGCGTTTCATGGAACCCATCACTGCCGCGGCCCTCACCGCACTGGCCGGAAGCCTCGGCGGCGAAGCCGGGCGCAGCGCGTGGCAGGCGCTCGCGACGCTCGTACGACGCCCCTTCCGGCGCGGCGAGCGGGGACAGTCAGCCGAGCTCGCCGGCGTGAGTTCGGGCGAGGCCGAGATCGCCCTGCTGGCGACCGACCCCGGCAGCGCCGCTCACGCGCAGGCCCTGGCGACCGCCCTGGGTGTACGAGCCGCTCTCGACACCGAGTTCAGAGGGCTTCTGGAGCAGTGGTGGCAGGGACGCACGCGACGCCATGGACGGGGACGGTGCCGTGCACAACGAGATCAGCGGCGGGACGCAGTACGGGCCGGTTCTCCAGGCAAAGAGCTTCTCCAGCATCACGTTCACCATGGGGCAGGCCACGCCGCCGCCCGGGAACATCCCGAACAACTAGATGATCAATTCCAAGGGATGCCTGCAGGGGGTGTGGGGTGGGCGGCGGCCGAAGCCACCGCAAGACAGTCAGGCGGCGGGCTGCCGACCCTGGTTGTCGAGGTGGCAGCGGGCGGTCAGGCGTCAGGGTCGACTTCGGGGTGCGTGAACCGCACGGGCTTGCCCAGCGACCGGGCGTAGGCGATTTCGGCTCGGGTGCTGTCTCCGATGTAGTCGCCGACTACGAGCACCTCATCAGCGAGCCGGATCTTCGCCCGGTGCAGATCGTCGAGTCGAACCTTCAGCGCCTCGGCCTCGACAGGATCGGACCAAAGTTCGTGCGGCGACTTCATGTCACAGCCCGGTTTGACGACAATCTTTCCGGCTTTGGTCTCCCGCAGATCGGCCTCGTTCATCTCGGTCATGAAGCGGGTGGAGCCGCAGATCACGACGATACGCGGGAGGCTCAGCTGCTTCTTCGCGTCGGCGAGCTTCTCCTCGGGGGTGAGCAGTTGCGGGTATGACACTGGTTCCTCCTGGTGGTGTGGTCCAAGGGGTGCCTGCGGAGACGAGAACGAGGCTGCGACGGGCGTGCCCATGGCAGATGTCAGGCGTTCGCTCCCCTGGCCGCCACCGCCCACCGGTCCACGATCTCCCCCTGCCGCGTGATCACCAGTTCGTCCACGAGGTTGACCGCTGAGCAGACGTGATTGGGGGCGACGGCGATTCGGGAGCCGAGGGGTGGGGTCTTGGTGCCCTCCGGGAGGACGACCGTGGCGTGGTGTTCCGAGAGGGCGGTGATCGAGGCGTCGGGGAAGTCCGGGAGATAGCCGTGGCCGGTGACCCACGGGGTGACGTCGGTGCCGAGGACCTTGCTGCCCGTGTCCAGTACGAAGCGGTCGGGGGCCGGGGTGCTGACGACCGTGGCCGCCGCGACGAGGGCGAGGTCGTCCGGGGTGCAGGAGCCGAGGGCGATCTGGGTGGCGTCGTTGAAGACGTAGACGCCAGGCCGGAGTTCGTTCACCGCGCCCTGGTCCGCGAGGGCGGCCGTGGGGGTCGAGCCGCCGCTGATCACGTCCGCCGCGAGGCCCGCGGCGCGCAGGGCCTCGGCGGCCTCGGTGAGGGCCCGTTCCTCGTCGCGGGCGGCCTGCGCGCGGGCCTGGGGACCGTACCCGTAGCCGTGGCCGGGGAAGGTGAAGACACCGCGGACGTCCAGTCCGGCGTCGGCCGCCGCCTTGCCGACCGCGGCCGCGTCGACCGGGGCGACGCCCGTGCGGTGGTGGCCGCTGTCGATCTCCACCAGCAACTCGACCGGCCGGTCGGCGCCGCGTACGGCCGCCCCCAACTGCCGTGCGCCGTCCGCCGAGTCCGCGGTCAGGCGCAGCGACACCGTCTCCGCGAGCCGTCGCAGCCGCCGGGCCTTGTCGCCGTCCGCCCACAGGGGGTAGGCGATGAAGAGGTCCGTGAAGCCCTGGCCCGCGAACACCTCCGCCTCACCGATCGTCGCGACCGTGAGGCCGACCGCGCCCGCCGCGCGCTGGCGTTCGGCTATCGGCGGGCACTTGTGGGTCTTGGCGTGCGGGCGCAGGGCGAATCCCCCACCGCGGCCCGCCTCCGCCATGCGCGCGATGTTGCCCTCCAGCACATCGACGTCGACCACCAGCGCGGGTGTGGTCAGGCCTTCGGGAAGACGTGAGATCACAGCGGACGTACCTCTCCGATCGTTGAGATGCCAGAGGCATCATCGCTGATCGGAGGAGGGGCGGGGCGGCGCGGGGTCTTCCGGCACAGACGTAGGCGCCAGGATCCACGGGCGCGGATCCTGGCGCCGTATCGCCTCCCCGTACGGGGCATGCCCGTTCGCCGGTGTCGTCCGCGACACCCGGCGCTCACCTGGTCGACGTCTCCTCAGGTCGTCCCAAGCACAGGGCCCAGATGATGAGCACGGAGACCGCGATCACCACGAACGACCACACCGGCGAGTACGGCAGCGCCATGAAGTGGGTGATGATGATCAGCACGGCGACGACCACGCCGAGGACGCGAGCCCAGGCGGCCCCCTGGAACAGCCCGACGCTGATGATCACGGCGATCGCGCCGAGGATCAGATGGATCCAGCCCCATCCGGTGAGGTCGAAGTGGAAGACGTAGTCGCGGGTGACGTAGAAGACGTCGTCGTTCGCGATCCCCATGATGCCCCGGAAGATGGACAGGAGTCCGGCGACCAGGAGCATGACCGCCCCGAAGGTGACCAGGCCCTCGGCCCACGCGTACTTCGCCGTGCTGTCCCGCTGGGGGGTAGGTGTCGCGGTCATCCTGCTGCCTCGTTTCGTCTCGCCCGGCCTCCTTCGAGAGCCGGAGGTGGATGAGAGGGAGGAGTTACGGTCGGGCCGGCCCGCTCATCGGCCCGAAGGGCCGGACGCGCCGGTGGAATCGGATCCGCCGGAGAAACCGGTGGAACCGGTGGAACCGGAGGACAGCACCAGTTCCTTCGCCCGCCGGAACTCGTCGTCCGTGATGTCGCCCCGGGAGCGCATCTCGGAGAGCTTGGTGAGTTCGTCGGCGCTGCTGGGCCGGCCGCCGGCGCCCGCGGTCTCGCGGACGTACGCGTCCACGGCCGACTGCTGGGCCCGCGCCTGCTTGATCTCGCGTTCACCCATGCTCGTACCGCGGACGATCAGATAGACGAAGACGCCCAGGAACGGCAGGAGGAGCACGAACAGCAGCCAGCCCGCCTTGCCCCAGCCGCCGAGGGAGTCGTCCCGGAAGATGTCGAAGACGATCCGGACGAGCAGGATGAACCACATCACCCACAGGAAGAACCACAGCATCGTCCAGAAGGCGCTCAGCAGCGGATAGTCGTACGCGAGGTACGTAGGCGGGCTCATCTCTCTCCTCCGTCCCAGGCGTGCGCCCGGCAGGTGATGTGCCGTCTTCAGCGTGCCGAGGGCGAGGGCGGGGCCGCCTCACCCGGGGCGGGTGATCGTGTCCGCGAGCGACGCGCTTCGTGGAAGGTGGAAGGGGAGGTCGCGGGACGTACGACTCGCGCTAGCCCCACCACAGCCCCACCACACTCCCGCCGTACGACGCCCCGCCGGATCACCCACGGCGGGTGATCCGGCGGGCTGCGGGAACCACGAGCCGCTCCTCACTCCGGCAGCGGACGCATCTCCACCACCCTCAGCCCCAGCGACTGGCAGCGGGCGAGCAGGCCGTACAGCTGGGCCTCGTCGACGACGGGGCCGTACAGGAGCGTCTGATCGGACATCACCACGTGGTCCAGCTCGGGGAAGGCATGGGTCAGCGTCTCCGACAGCTGCCCTTCGACGCGGATCTCATAGCGCATGAGCCGCTCCCTCATGCGGCCTGGGGCGGGCGGACGAGGCCCTTCTGCCTTCGATGGTCGGTCGCGGCGCAGCACGCGGCCTCACCCGACACAGGTGATCCGGCGCCGCGCTGGGCCATGGCCCAGGCGAACTGGGCGTCGTCGATGGCCGGTTTGATCGTGGCCAGCAGCCAGACGATGGCCGCCGTCAGGGTCGCGAGACCCAGCCGGATCATCCGTCGCGGACCCGCGATCCGAGCCAGCGGGGCACCGCACAGGGAGGTCGCGAGCATGGTGACGGTCCGTCCCCAGGACGAGCAGCGCGCGCCAGCGTTTCATCGGCGTCTTCACAGCAACCCCGACTCCCGCGCCCGGCGCACCGCTTCGCCGCGTCGGTTCACCGCCAGCTTGCGGTACACGCTCTTGAGGTGGGTCTTGACCGTGTTGACGGAGACGTGGAGGTCGGCGGCGATCTCCTCCGTCGACATCACGCGGGCGAGCCGTTCCAGGACGTCGCGCTCGCGCCGGCTCAGCTCCTCGACCAGGGCCGGCGGTGGGGCGGCGTCCTCGGGACCGGTCGGGCGTACCACCGGGACGGGGGCCGTACGGCGGCTCGCGGCCGGTTGCCACGGGGGAGCGCTGTCCAGCAGTCGCCGGGTCCATGGGCCGGCCTCGTGGAAGGGGCGGCGCAGGCTGTCGCGCCGTGCGCGGGACAGGGCTCGCGCGAGAAGTCCGCGGGCGGTGACGAGGTCGCCGGCCTGGGCCGCGGCCTCGGCCCGTACCAGCGTGGCGCGGACGGTGAGCGCCGGGCCGGTACGGCCCTGCGAGTGCGGGCCGCGCAGGGTGTCCAGCAGGTCGAGCGCGGCGCCGGGGTCGCGCTGGGCGAGCCGCACCCGCGCCTCCTGGAGCACGCACGCGGGCTGACGCTGACGGTCGGGCGCCTGTCCCAGCACCTCGGCCGCGGCCTCCGGCCGGCCCTCGGCCAGGTGTACGGCGGCGGCGATCGAGGCGGCCTGCCCCTGGGCCCAGGGCGACAACGGGTCGGCGGAGGCGGCGGGTTGGGCTGCCTGCGCGGCGGCGCGCAGGTGGCCGCGGGCCAGCAGCAGCCGGGCCGTGACCAGGGCCCGGGTCGCCGCCGTCAGCGGGTCCTGGTCCTCGCGCGCGTCCGCGTCCTCGCGCGCGTCCCGCTCGTCGTCGAGCAGCGCCTCGGCCCGGTCCAGCTCGTCGCGCTCCACGGCCACGGCGGCCAGGACCAGCCGCCCGATGCCGGAGCCCGGCCACCCGGGCAGTCCGAACCGTTCCGCACCGTTCGCGGCTTCCAGGGCACGGCGTTCCGCCCGGCCGATCCAGCCCTCCGCGTAGTCGATCAGCGCGAGATGACACAGGGCGGCCGCCGCGGGGAGGGCCGTCGCCGCGCCGTCGGGACGCTCGGCCACGGTGGACAGAGCGGCGCGCGCGTGGTCGAGGCGGCCGGCCCACAGCCGGGTCCCGCCCAGGTGGGTCAGCAGCAGCGCGTCGACTTCGGGGTGCTTGCCGACGAGGTCGGCGCGGACGTCGCGCCGCCATTCCTCGGCCGTCGCCGCCGCCCGCTCCGCCAGGTCGGGGGCGCCGGT includes the following:
- a CDS encoding SHOCT domain-containing protein, whose protein sequence is MSPPTYLAYDYPLLSAFWTMLWFFLWVMWFILLVRIVFDIFRDDSLGGWGKAGWLLFVLLLPFLGVFVYLIVRGTSMGEREIKQARAQQSAVDAYVRETAGAGGRPSSADELTKLSEMRSRGDITDDEFRRAKELVLSSGSTGSTGFSGGSDSTGASGPSGR
- a CDS encoding alanine racemase, with translation MISRLPEGLTTPALVVDVDVLEGNIARMAEAGRGGGFALRPHAKTHKCPPIAERQRAAGAVGLTVATIGEAEVFAGQGFTDLFIAYPLWADGDKARRLRRLAETVSLRLTADSADGARQLGAAVRGADRPVELLVEIDSGHHRTGVAPVDAAAVGKAAADAGLDVRGVFTFPGHGYGYGPQARAQAARDEERALTEAAEALRAAGLAADVISGGSTPTAALADQGAVNELRPGVYVFNDATQIALGSCTPDDLALVAAATVVSTPAPDRFVLDTGSKVLGTDVTPWVTGHGYLPDFPDASITALSEHHATVVLPEGTKTPPLGSRIAVAPNHVCSAVNLVDELVITRQGEIVDRWAVAARGANA